The Bradyrhizobium sp. CCGB01 genome segment GTGGTCTCGCCGACGTCGATCTCGGCGGGCAGTTTCGACAGGAAGTAGAGCTCCGGCGAGAACAGCTCGGTGCTGGTCAGCCACGACAGGAACTGCCGGATGGACTCGATGTTGAGGCAGATCACGAGGCCGACGAAGAAGCCGACCAGCGTGCCGACCACGCCGATCGAGGCGCCCGTGATCAGGAAGACCCGCATGATCGAGCCCTGCGAGGCGCCCATCGTGCGCAGGATCGCGATGTCGCTGCCCTTGTCCTTCACCAGCATGATCAGGCCGGAGACGATGTTGAGCGCGGCGACCAGCACGATCATGGTCAGGATCAGGAACATCACGTTGCGCTCGACCTGGAGCGCGTTGAAGAAGGTCGAGTTGCGCTGCCGCCAGTCGACCAGGAACACCGGCCGCCCCGCCGCCTCCGTCACCGCCTTGCGGAAGGCGTCGATCTTGTCGGGATTGGTGGTGAACACCTCGATCGAGGTGACGTCGTTGCTGCGGTTGAAATAGGCCTGCGCCTCCGCCAGCGGCATGAACACGAAGCCGAGATCGTATTCGGACATGCCGATCTCGAACACCGCCACGATCTTGTAAGGCTTGATGCGCGGCGTGGTGCCCATCGGCGTGACCGCGCCCTTCGGCGCCACCAGCGTCACGCTGTCGCCGGCATGCAGCGAGAGCTGGTCGGCGAGACGCCGGCCGATCGCGACGCCCTGCCCGTCGTCAAAGCCCTCCAGCGAGCCCTGCTTGATGTTCTTGGCGATCGAGGTGAGGTTGTTGAGGTCGTCGGAGCGGATGCCGCGGACCAGCACGCCCGAGGCGTTCCACGGCGAGGACGCCAGCGCCTGGCCATCCACGACGGGCGCGGCGAGCCGGATGCCCTGGACCTGGCTGAGACGGTCGGCGACGTCCTTCCAGTCGGTCAGCGGCGATTCCAGCGGCTGCACCAGGATGTGGCCGTTGAGGCCCAAAATCTTGTCGAGCAGCTCTTTCCGGAAGCCGTTCATGACGGCCATGACGATGATCAGCGTCGCCACGCCCAGCATGATGCCGAGAAAGGAGAACCCGGCGATGACCGAGATGAATCCTTCCTTGCGGCGCGCCCGCAGGTAGCGCGCCGACAACATCCACTCGAATGGTGCAAAAGGCCGGGTTGGAACGGTTTCGGTCATGGTCTCATCCATCGCTCGATAATCCCATGATTCGGGGTCAATTGTGGCCGGATTGGCGGCCGCGATATCGGGCGATGAACAATATTCAGCCGACCAGCCGGGCGACCGCGTCGGCAGGCGACATGGTCTCGCGGGAGCCGTCACTTCGGCGCTTGATCTCGACCTTGCCGTCGGCCAGCCCCTTCGGCCCGATCATGATCTGCCAGGGGATGCCGATCAGGTCGGCGGCGGCGAACTTGGCGCCGGCGCGCTGGTCGGTGTCGTCGTAGAGCACGTCGACGCCCTTGGCCGTGAGCTCCGCATAGAGCTTCTCGCAGGCTGCATCGACCGCGGCATCGCCCTGCTTGAGGTTGAGGATCGAGACGCGGAACGGGGCCACCGCTTCGGGCCATTTGATGCCGGCATCGTCATGGCAGGCCTCGATGATCGCACCGAGAAGGCGCGAGACGCCGACGCCGTAGGAGCCGCCGTGGATCGGCACGTCGACGCCGTCGGGACCGGCCACGAGGGCCTTCATCGCGTCGGAATATTTCGTGCCGAAATAGAAGATCTGCCCGACCTCGATGCCGCGGGTGTTGACCCGCTTGTCCGCGGGCACTTCCTGCTCGAAGCGCGCGGCATCGTGTACGTCTTCAGTCGCCGCGTAGACCGAGGTCCACTGCTTGATGATCGGGGTCAGGTCGCCGTCATAGTCGACGTCCTCGCCCGGCACCGGCAGGTCGAGCACGTCGCGATTGATGAACACGCCGGATTCGCCGGTCTCCGCCAGCACGATGAACTCGTGGCTGAGATCGCCGCCGATCGGGCCGGTCTCGGCGCGCATCGGGATCGCCTTCAGCCCCATCCGCGCGAAGGTGCGCAAATACGCCACGAACATCTTGTTGTAGGCAACGCGCGCGGCGGCCTCGTTGAGATCGAAGGAATAGGCGTCCTTCATCAGGAACTCGCGGCCGCGCATCACGCCGAAACGCGGACGCTGCTCGTCGCGGAATTTCCATTGAATATGATAGAGATTCAGCGGCAGGTTCTTGTAGGACTTGACGTAGGCGCGGAAGATCTCGGTGATCATTTCCTCGTTGGTCGGCCCGTACAGCAGTTCGCGCTTGTGACGGTCGGCGATACGCAGCATTTCCGGGCCGTAGGCGTCGTAGCGGCCGCTTTCGCGCCAGAGGTCGGCAAGCTGGAGCGTCGGCATCAGGAGTTCCAGCGCGCCGGAGCGGTCCTGCTCCTCGCGCACGATCTGCTCGATCTTCTTCAGCACGCGGAAGCCGAGCGGCAGCCAGGCATAGATGCCGGCCGCCTCCTGCCGGATCATGCCGGCGCGCAGCATCAGCCGATGCGAGACGATCTCCGCCTCTTTCGGATTTTCCTTCAGGATGGGCAGAAAGAACCGTGACAACCGCATGGCAATACTCTGGGAATCAGTGATTGCCTGCAGTGAAAGCGGATTGAGAGCGAAAACACAAGACCGGGAATGAGGAAAAGCCGCTAACGCAGCGGAATTCCTGTCATTTTTCCGTCGACTTCAGGTTCAGCTTGAGCGGCAAGTGGCGCGCTTTAAGGCGGCGCCACTTCCAGCTCGTCCTCCAGCGTCACCTTCTCGAAATCGGTCACCAGCGCCTCGATCCGCACATGCCACCGTCCCGCAAACGGAAGCTCGACCTTGCGCACATGCCAGTAACCGTCCGGCCCGAGCGAGGCGCCTCGCTCCATCGGCTCGATGCCGCGCTCGGGCAGGCTCAGGGTCAGCGTCACTTCCTTGGCCACCAGCGGAGTCGCATCGCCGGTCATGAGCTGGAGCACGAAATCGTCGACGCCCGCCTTCCCGGGGGACACCAGAACCTGGAACATCGCCTTGTCGGAGTGGATGTGAATCGCCAAGGGCGTCTCCGGAACGATGGTCCGCGGCGGCGGCGTGAAGCGCCAGCCGGCCACGACGGCGAAAATGGCGATCGCGATAGCGCATTCGAACAGGATCGAGGGCTTGAGCGCGGACGCTGCGTTCTTGTCCCGCGCCAAGCTTGGCGTCAGCCGGAACCGATTGAGCGCGGCAAGCGCCAGCAGCACAGTCACCAATCCAAGCTTGACCGAGAGGATGAGGCCATAACGCGTCTCGACCAGCGCGGACGGCTTTTCGAGTTGGACGATGGCGAGGCCAAGACCCGTCAAGGCCAGCACACCGACCGCCAGCGCGGCAATACGGGAAAAGCGGTTCACGACCGGTAGTGTCGCTGCCGTCGGCTTCGACACCAGCGCCACGAGCGGCGCCAGGGCTCCGATCCAGAAGGCAACGCCGAGGCCGTGGAGAAAAATCGCAGGCCGCGTCAGGGCCTCGGGCGGTGCGGTGGCGGCGTGCCCTGTCATGGCGAGCGACAGTCCGACGCCGACGAAGGCCAAGATCGCAAGAGCGCGCGCATACCATGCGCTGTGCAGCGCCATCACCGCGAGCAGCATCGCAGCGACGGCAACCAGCAGCGCAGGACCGGCACTGGTCGCGAATGCGACCTTCCAGGGAGCGGCCGTCATGAGGGCCGCCATTGGCAATCCCAGAAGGTCGAGGCCCAGCGCACCAAGCGAGGCAACCGCGCTCGGAAGGCCGATCGCGAGCGCCACGCGCGGCACAGTCATGCCGGCCATCGACCACGCAACCCAGCGCGCAAAGAACACGCCGCCGACGCCGACAAACAGCCCGAGATAGAGGCCGATCCGAGCCAGCCAGATCAGCGCATTCAATCCGCCGTTCGCATTGGCGGGAGGTTGCGTTCCCGTCGGCATGCCGATCGAGAAGATCACCGATCCCGCGACCGGATGGCCGTCCTGCGAGATCACGCGATAGCTGACGACCGCAGTGCCTTGCGGCAGGTCCGCAGGCATCGCGACCGAAATGGTCTCACCGGATGCGCTGACGCGCGCATCGTCCCGCGCCCTGCCCGTGCCGTCGATCAGCCGGATCGCGCCCGGCGTCACCGCCTCGTTGAAGCGCAGCTCCACCGCCTTCGGCGCCGCCGCAAGCATGCTGCCGCTGGCCGGCTCGACCGAGACGAGCGCCGCGTGCGCCGAAGCGCCGGTCGCGAAGCCGACCACAAAAAGCAGCGTCGCGAGCGCGGCCAGCAGGCGCATCAGGGCTTTGGCAGCAGCTTCACGCCCGGCGCCGGCGAGTTGCCTTCGTGCGAATGCCCTGCCCCCTCCGCCGGAATCTCGATCCAGCGGCTGACGCCGGTCTCGCATTCCTGGACGACCGGGAAATACAGGGTCGTGTTCGGCTTCAGGCCACCCGTGAGAAAGCTGCTGATGACGAACTCGTCGTAATTGTGATCCGGCAGCTTGCCGCCGGACCAGGCCACCTCCTTGACGCCGGAGGTGAGCTTGTTGCCGTGGTAATCATACTCATTGGCATATTTGCCTTCGACCACATCGACGCTCCAGCCCGCCTTAGGCATCGGCTTCACCGCGATCACGCCTTCCGGAATCTGCACGCGGATCTTCACCGTGGGCGAGCCCTTGCAACCGTGCGGCACGGCGAAGACGGCCTTGTAGGAGGAACCGACCGCCGCCTGCTTGGTCTCGAGCGTGATATGCGCCGCCGCGGGCGATGCGGCGAGTGCGGCCGTCAGGATCAGGCAGGATCGCGTCAACATGTTCGGCCCCTTCGACATCGTCATTTGATCAGGATCGGCGATTCAATGCTGACATGATCGGCCTCGGAGATCGAAATGCCGAGACCCAGCATCCAGCGGCCGGGCGTCAATTGTGCGACCTTAACATGCCAGCCGTCCTCGCCGTCGCGCGAAGCCTCGACCGGCGCAAGCTTCCTGCCGGACTGCGTATCCACGAGCGTCACCGATACGGCTTTGGCCGTGAGCGGCGTCTCGTCCGTCGTTTCGAGCTGGATGGCGATCTCGACCGGGCCGGCGCGCCCCGGCGAGACCGTGACATTGGCCATCGCCTTCTCGGTGTGCAGGTGGGTG includes the following:
- a CDS encoding lipoprotein-releasing ABC transporter permease subunit, producing MDETMTETVPTRPFAPFEWMLSARYLRARRKEGFISVIAGFSFLGIMLGVATLIIVMAVMNGFRKELLDKILGLNGHILVQPLESPLTDWKDVADRLSQVQGIRLAAPVVDGQALASSPWNASGVLVRGIRSDDLNNLTSIAKNIKQGSLEGFDDGQGVAIGRRLADQLSLHAGDSVTLVAPKGAVTPMGTTPRIKPYKIVAVFEIGMSEYDLGFVFMPLAEAQAYFNRSNDVTSIEVFTTNPDKIDAFRKAVTEAAGRPVFLVDWRQRNSTFFNALQVERNVMFLILTMIVLVAALNIVSGLIMLVKDKGSDIAILRTMGASQGSIMRVFLITGASIGVVGTLVGFFVGLVICLNIESIRQFLSWLTSTELFSPELYFLSKLPAEIDVGETTAVVIMALTLSFLATLYPSWRAARLDPVEALRYE
- the proS gene encoding proline--tRNA ligase: MRLSRFFLPILKENPKEAEIVSHRLMLRAGMIRQEAAGIYAWLPLGFRVLKKIEQIVREEQDRSGALELLMPTLQLADLWRESGRYDAYGPEMLRIADRHKRELLYGPTNEEMITEIFRAYVKSYKNLPLNLYHIQWKFRDEQRPRFGVMRGREFLMKDAYSFDLNEAAARVAYNKMFVAYLRTFARMGLKAIPMRAETGPIGGDLSHEFIVLAETGESGVFINRDVLDLPVPGEDVDYDGDLTPIIKQWTSVYAATEDVHDAARFEQEVPADKRVNTRGIEVGQIFYFGTKYSDAMKALVAGPDGVDVPIHGGSYGVGVSRLLGAIIEACHDDAGIKWPEAVAPFRVSILNLKQGDAAVDAACEKLYAELTAKGVDVLYDDTDQRAGAKFAAADLIGIPWQIMIGPKGLADGKVEIKRRSDGSRETMSPADAVARLVG
- a CDS encoding CopD family protein translates to MRLLAALATLLFVVGFATGASAHAALVSVEPASGSMLAAAPKAVELRFNEAVTPGAIRLIDGTGRARDDARVSASGETISVAMPADLPQGTAVVSYRVISQDGHPVAGSVIFSIGMPTGTQPPANANGGLNALIWLARIGLYLGLFVGVGGVFFARWVAWSMAGMTVPRVALAIGLPSAVASLGALGLDLLGLPMAALMTAAPWKVAFATSAGPALLVAVAAMLLAVMALHSAWYARALAILAFVGVGLSLAMTGHAATAPPEALTRPAIFLHGLGVAFWIGALAPLVALVSKPTAATLPVVNRFSRIAALAVGVLALTGLGLAIVQLEKPSALVETRYGLILSVKLGLVTVLLALAALNRFRLTPSLARDKNAASALKPSILFECAIAIAIFAVVAGWRFTPPPRTIVPETPLAIHIHSDKAMFQVLVSPGKAGVDDFVLQLMTGDATPLVAKEVTLTLSLPERGIEPMERGASLGPDGYWHVRKVELPFAGRWHVRIEALVTDFEKVTLEDELEVAPP
- a CDS encoding YcnI family protein — its product is MLTRSCLILTAALAASPAAAHITLETKQAAVGSSYKAVFAVPHGCKGSPTVKIRVQIPEGVIAVKPMPKAGWSVDVVEGKYANEYDYHGNKLTSGVKEVAWSGGKLPDHNYDEFVISSFLTGGLKPNTTLYFPVVQECETGVSRWIEIPAEGAGHSHEGNSPAPGVKLLPKP